The bacterium region AATACGGCAAGCTCGAACTCGATGAGAGCGCTGAAGATATCCATGTGTTTATTGAAGGCGAACTTCAAAAGCGTATTGGCGCTGTCGCCGGAAAGCTTCATACCGGTCGAAGCCGAAACGATCAAGTCGCTACCGATACCCGCATGTGGACGAAAGAGGCGATTGAGAATTTGCGTTCTGAAATCCGCTCGCTGCAAACAGCTCTTATTGAGATAGCCGATAAGCATAAGCGAACGGTGTTGCCGGGACTAACTCACCAACAGCACGCCCAACCGGTCAGCCTGGGGCATCACTTTTTGGCCTATTTTTGGATGCTTGAACGCGATTGGGAACGGCTTGGAGATACTTACAAACGAACGGATATGATGCCCTTAGGTTCTGCGGCGATGGCCGGCAGCGGTTTCCCGCTCGATCGACAGA contains the following coding sequences:
- a CDS encoding lyase family protein, which encodes MSHKLWGGRFEKELAQEVVDFTFSVAIDGRLWPQDIAGSIAHARMLGKQGILSEAESNQIIKGLEAICADLKYGKLELDESAEDIHVFIEGELQKRIGAVAGKLHTGRSRNDQVATDTRMWTKEAIENLRSEIRSLQTALIEIADKHKRTVLPGLTHQQHAQPVSLGHHFLAYFWMLERDWERLGDTYKRTDMMPLGSAAMAGSGFPLDRQ